The genomic segment GGTTCCTCGGGTGGGTGCGCCTACCGGGACGGTCAGCCGTCCGCGAGCCACTTCGCGGTGAATTCGGCTTCACGCACCAGCAGCCTGGTCACCTGCTCGGCGATCACCTGTTCCAGCTTGGCGCCGACCAGCGGGATGCGGACGCGCACCTCGCCACTGGTGATCAACGTCGCACCGGTGCCGTTCGGCACCAGCTCGGTGCGCGCGGTGATCTCCCCCGGCACGCCCTGGACGGTGGCCTTCGCGGTGCCGGTGTAGCGGTCGCCGGTGTGCTCCCACACCTGCTCGCGGTGCACGATCAGATCGCCCTTGTGGATCGTGCGGACCGCCTGCGGCAGCTGGTCCGCGCCGATGCCCTGGACGAGTTTGTACGCCGCCCGGTGCTCGTCGGCGGTGTGCTCCGGCAGCCCGGCGTGCTTGCCGCCCAGCAGGTCGAGGCGGGCGCGCAGGACCTCTTCGGCCGACTGCGCGTCGTAGACCTCGTCCACGCTCTGCGCGAACTCCGCGCGGTGCTCGATACGGGATGCCATGAGCGGGACAGTACCGTTCGGGGGCGTGAGCACTCTCGAAACTCCCACCCAAGCCGGTCTGAGCGAGCACACCACGCTGCGCCTCGGTGGCCCGGCGCGCCGGTTCGCCGAAGCCTCGACCAGCGACGAACTGGTCGAAGCGGTGCGGGCCGCGGACGCCGCGGGCGAGCGGCTGCTGCTGCTCGGGGGTGGCTCGAACCTGGTCGTCGCCGACGAGGGCTTCGACGGTGGGGTGCTCAAGATCGCCACCAAGGGCCGCACGCTCCGGCAGGACGGCCCCGTGGTGCACGTCACCGCCGAAGCCGGCGAGAACTGGGACGAGTTCGTCGAGTGGACCGTGCGCAACGGCCTCGGCGGGCTGGAGTGCCTGTCCGGCATCCCCGGGCTGGTCGGCGCGACGCCCATCCAGAACGTCGGCGCCTACGGCTTCGAGATCGGCGACCTGCTGCGCTCGGTCCGCCTGCTGGACCGCCGCACCCGCGACGTGCGGACCCTGGTCAAGGAGCAGTTGCGCCTGGGTTACCGCACCAGCGTGCTCAAGGGCACCGACCACGGCGTGGTGCTCTCCATCGACGTCGACCTGCACGGCGACGGCCTGTCCAGCCCCATCCGGTACGCGGAACTGGCCAGGAAGCTCGGCGTGGACATCGGCGCGCGGGTGCCGGCGGGCACCGTGCGCGAGGCGGTCCTCGAACTCCGCCGCGGCAAGGGCATGGTGCTCGATCCGGACGATCACGACACCTGGAGCGCCGGTTCCTTCTTCACCAACCCGATCCTGCCCGAGGCGAACGTCCCGGCGGTGCTGGAACGGATCGCCGGGGTGGTCGGCGCGGACGTGCAGGTGCCGCAGTACCCCGCCGACAATGGGGTGAAGCTGTCCGCCGCGTGGTTGATCGAACGGGCCGGTTTCGGCAAGGGTCATCCCGGGGCCGGTGGCCGGGTTTCCTTGTCCACCAAGCACACCCTCGCGCTGACCAACCGCGGCTCGGCCACCACGGCCGAACTGCTGGCGCTGGCGCGGGAGGTGCGCGACGGGGTTGAGAAGCGCTTCGGGGTGGAACTCCACCCGGAACCCCTGCTGATCAATTGCCGGTTGTGAGCTGGGCCGCGAGCAACCGCGACCGGTCCGGCGGCGTCTAGGGGACGAGTGGGTTCTCCGGGAGCAGGGGCCGGGGGACCGGGGACATGGAGGTGTGCGGTGTTTCAACGGCGGACGGTTCTGCGGGCGGCGGCGGTGACTCCGGTGGTGCTTTCACCCATCGTGCTGGCCGCCTGCTCGGGTGACGAAGGTGGCGGGACCAATCCCGGCGGTGGCCAGCCGCAGCAACCCGAGCCGCCCAAGGCCGTGCTCACCGCGGAACCCGCGGTGGACGCGAAGGACGCGCCGGTGGTGAAGCCGGTCACGGTGAAAGTGACCGAAGGCACCCTGACCGAGGTCAAGGTGACCAACCCGGAGGGCAAGGAGCTCGAAGGCGCGCTGAACCCGGAGAAAACGGTCTGGACCAGTTCGGAGCAACTCGGGTACGGCAAGTCCTACACCTACGCGGCGAAGGCCTCGGGCAGCGACGGCAAGCCGGTCGAGCTGGCCGGGAAGTTCGACACGGTCAAGCCCGCCAAGGTGATCCGCGCCACGCTCAACCCCGGTGACGACGCCGAGGTCGGCGTCGGCATGCCGATCAGCGTGAAGTTCGAGGCCGCGGTCAGCGATCGCAAGGCGGCGCAGGCCGCACTGGAGGTGAAGACCTCGAAGGAGGTCGAAGGCGGCTGGGCGTGGCTGTCCGACCGGCAGGTCAACTGGCGGCCGAAGGAGTACTGGCCGGCCGGCACCGTGGTCGAGGTCGCCGCCAAGCTCTACGGCGTGGACCTGGGCAAGGGCGTCTACGCCAAGGCCGACGTCACCACGAAGTTCAAGATCGGCCGCAACCAGGTGGTCAAGGTGAACACCCCGGACCACGTGATGAAGGTCTACCGCGACGGTTCCGAGCACGCGAGCTACCCGTGCAGCAACGGCAAGGACGCGGACCCGAACCTGAACACGCCGAACGGCACGCTGATCGTGATGACCAAGGAACCCACCTCGATCTTCGACAACGCGCGCTACGGCTACACCAACGTCAAGAAGAAGTGGTGCTGCCGCATCTCCAACCACGGCGAGTTCATCCACGAGAACGAGGAGAACCGCGGCAACATCGGCAAGGCGAACACCTCGCACGGCTGCGTCAACCTGCTCGAAGCCGACGCCAAGGCGTACTTCGACTCGGCGCTGATCGGCGACCCGGTGGAGATCACCGGCTCGCAGGCCAGTATGCCGACGACCTCCGATGTGATGGACTGGTTGCTCGACTGGAAGACTTGGCAGTCCAAGTCGGCAATCTAAGGACCCCTCCTTGCTCACCGAAGTCGTCGGTGCCGGGGGTGTGCGGCTCAGCCTGCGCGTAGCGGGTGCGGCGAACGCCTCGGCCATCGTTCTCGTGCACGGCTGGGCGCAGTCGTCGCTGGCCTGGTCGGCGCAACTGGCCGACCAGGACCTGACCCGGCACTACCGGCTGGTCGCGGTGGACCTGCGTGGCCACGGCGGGTCC from the Amycolatopsis magusensis genome contains:
- a CDS encoding L,D-transpeptidase, translated to MFQRRTVLRAAAVTPVVLSPIVLAACSGDEGGGTNPGGGQPQQPEPPKAVLTAEPAVDAKDAPVVKPVTVKVTEGTLTEVKVTNPEGKELEGALNPEKTVWTSSEQLGYGKSYTYAAKASGSDGKPVELAGKFDTVKPAKVIRATLNPGDDAEVGVGMPISVKFEAAVSDRKAAQAALEVKTSKEVEGGWAWLSDRQVNWRPKEYWPAGTVVEVAAKLYGVDLGKGVYAKADVTTKFKIGRNQVVKVNTPDHVMKVYRDGSEHASYPCSNGKDADPNLNTPNGTLIVMTKEPTSIFDNARYGYTNVKKKWCCRISNHGEFIHENEENRGNIGKANTSHGCVNLLEADAKAYFDSALIGDPVEITGSQASMPTTSDVMDWLLDWKTWQSKSAI
- a CDS encoding DUF2505 domain-containing protein — its product is MASRIEHRAEFAQSVDEVYDAQSAEEVLRARLDLLGGKHAGLPEHTADEHRAAYKLVQGIGADQLPQAVRTIHKGDLIVHREQVWEHTGDRYTGTAKATVQGVPGEITARTELVPNGTGATLITSGEVRVRIPLVGAKLEQVIAEQVTRLLVREAEFTAKWLADG
- a CDS encoding UDP-N-acetylmuramate dehydrogenase, with product MSTLETPTQAGLSEHTTLRLGGPARRFAEASTSDELVEAVRAADAAGERLLLLGGGSNLVVADEGFDGGVLKIATKGRTLRQDGPVVHVTAEAGENWDEFVEWTVRNGLGGLECLSGIPGLVGATPIQNVGAYGFEIGDLLRSVRLLDRRTRDVRTLVKEQLRLGYRTSVLKGTDHGVVLSIDVDLHGDGLSSPIRYAELARKLGVDIGARVPAGTVREAVLELRRGKGMVLDPDDHDTWSAGSFFTNPILPEANVPAVLERIAGVVGADVQVPQYPADNGVKLSAAWLIERAGFGKGHPGAGGRVSLSTKHTLALTNRGSATTAELLALAREVRDGVEKRFGVELHPEPLLINCRL